One part of the Halopenitus persicus genome encodes these proteins:
- a CDS encoding NAD(P)/FAD-dependent oxidoreductase: MTGTDRETADSGHDAAGSEPGASDADEPAFAVVGGGIVGASVAYHLSERTDEPITVYDRGEPGGETTRKSTAMIGVSGPKTLHELRTYGIRLYNDLLEDPTAAPRYRGAGRLRVTTDPDVAAGFSRLVEEAAERTDGDAPESTPVGGIDAATLAHGTAAFVPGEEIRGRLLVPPVNAEELEGALYRPEYGYISGDGDTLGAGELARELLERAQRNGVTVESETEVTEIRTAGGRVVGIETRPTGRTEATATADAGSSARSEAEPNATAVETRNVICAAGPWNPRLAATAGVEVPVEHVRSPVFELDLDRPLPYTLPMIKSHESSVGIHPKRRDRILVTYTPRRDGDRKADESGRDGDTLRDPSAVSNVPRESERRTALRWAERLVPQLADATLANEWVGIGTKTPDGAPIVGPTPVGGLSLAVTGAGIQLAPAVGDLLARRLVDGETTPRHEALASSRFADEPGR, translated from the coding sequence ATGACCGGAACCGACCGCGAGACGGCCGACAGCGGCCACGATGCCGCCGGGAGCGAGCCGGGAGCGAGCGACGCCGACGAACCGGCGTTCGCGGTCGTCGGCGGGGGGATCGTCGGCGCGAGCGTCGCCTACCATCTGAGCGAGCGGACCGACGAGCCGATCACCGTCTACGATCGCGGCGAGCCGGGCGGGGAGACGACGCGCAAGTCGACCGCGATGATCGGCGTCTCGGGACCGAAGACGCTCCACGAGCTGCGCACGTACGGGATCCGGCTGTACAACGACCTCCTCGAGGATCCGACTGCGGCCCCGCGATATCGGGGTGCGGGGCGGCTCAGGGTGACCACCGATCCGGACGTCGCCGCGGGCTTCTCGCGGCTGGTGGAGGAGGCGGCAGAGCGGACGGACGGGGACGCGCCCGAGTCGACGCCGGTCGGGGGAATCGACGCGGCGACGCTCGCCCACGGCACCGCGGCGTTCGTCCCGGGCGAGGAGATCCGCGGACGGCTGCTCGTCCCGCCGGTGAACGCCGAGGAACTCGAGGGGGCACTGTACCGACCCGAATACGGATATATCAGCGGCGACGGCGACACGCTGGGTGCCGGAGAGCTGGCCCGCGAGTTGCTCGAGCGGGCGCAACGGAACGGCGTCACGGTCGAATCCGAGACCGAGGTGACGGAGATCCGCACCGCGGGGGGACGCGTGGTCGGGATCGAGACGCGGCCGACCGGACGCACGGAGGCGACCGCGACTGCCGATGCGGGATCGAGCGCGAGGTCGGAGGCGGAACCGAACGCGACCGCCGTCGAGACGCGGAACGTGATCTGTGCCGCGGGGCCGTGGAATCCGAGACTCGCCGCGACCGCGGGGGTCGAGGTTCCGGTCGAGCACGTCCGCTCGCCGGTGTTCGAGCTGGATCTCGACCGACCCCTCCCGTACACGCTCCCGATGATCAAGTCCCACGAGTCGTCGGTCGGCATCCACCCGAAACGACGGGACCGGATCCTGGTGACGTACACGCCGCGGCGTGACGGCGACCGGAAAGCCGACGAAAGCGGGAGGGACGGCGACACGCTCCGGGATCCGTCGGCGGTCTCGAACGTGCCCCGAGAGTCCGAGCGACGAACCGCGCTCCGGTGGGCGGAGCGGCTGGTGCCGCAGCTTGCGGACGCGACGCTGGCGAACGAGTGGGTCGGGATCGGGACGAAAACGCCCGACGGTGCGCCGATAGTCGGCCCAACGCCGGTCGGGGGACTCTCGCTTGCGGTCACCGGGGCGGGGATCCAACTCGCGCCGGCGGTCGGCGACCTCCTAGCCCGGCGGCTCGTCGACGGCGAGACGACGCCCCGCCACGAGGCGCTCGCGTCGTCGCGGTTCGCGGACGAGCCGGGACGATAG
- a CDS encoding cation:proton antiporter regulatory subunit, with the protein MTVSETELPGVGKKHEIDLGDGETLVILTHNSGRREVYKRPTPDADSEKLFDLPDQLARTVGTILEGAYFQPVEHDVQEAMLPGGAMLEWFEVTEDSPVVGKTLEEMDFRAETGASVVTIQRGESEVIASPGPDTELVVGDTLIVVGDRESVEKLGEHLGRPVDER; encoded by the coding sequence ATGACGGTTTCCGAGACCGAACTTCCCGGCGTCGGGAAGAAACACGAGATCGACCTCGGCGACGGGGAGACGCTCGTGATCCTGACGCACAACAGCGGCCGCCGGGAGGTTTATAAACGACCGACCCCGGACGCCGACTCCGAGAAGCTCTTCGACCTCCCCGACCAGCTGGCCCGGACGGTCGGGACGATCCTGGAGGGCGCGTACTTCCAGCCCGTCGAACACGACGTCCAGGAGGCGATGCTCCCCGGCGGCGCGATGCTGGAGTGGTTCGAGGTCACCGAGGACTCACCGGTCGTCGGGAAGACGCTCGAGGAGATGGACTTCCGCGCCGAGACGGGCGCGTCGGTCGTGACGATCCAACGGGGCGAGTCGGAGGTCATCGCCAGCCCCGGCCCGGACACCGAACTCGTGGTCGGCGACACCCTCATCGTCGTCGGCGACCGCGAGAGCGTCGAGAAGCTGGGCGAACACCTCGGCCGGCCGGTCGACGAGCGGTGA
- a CDS encoding PIN domain-containing protein yields MRKHERRRWTRPDAETDFLLALIKDEDWLGEAAEAVYRNHRDELWTSQFTLIELLLVAYREDRDSERVVTNAANLVEVRGDVDTVVAAATYVADHGFAPFDALHLVEANGDTIVSSDGAYDGVTSRLDLTAVDEE; encoded by the coding sequence GTGAGGAAGCACGAGAGGCGGCGATGGACGAGGCCGGACGCAGAAACCGATTTTCTCCTCGCACTCATCAAAGACGAAGACTGGCTCGGTGAGGCTGCTGAGGCGGTGTACCGAAACCATCGCGACGAACTGTGGACGTCACAGTTCACGCTCATCGAACTGCTCTTGGTCGCGTATCGGGAAGACAGAGACAGTGAACGAGTCGTCACCAACGCTGCCAATCTCGTCGAGGTACGTGGGGACGTCGATACGGTCGTCGCGGCGGCAACGTACGTCGCGGACCACGGGTTTGCGCCCTTCGACGCACTGCATCTCGTCGAAGCGAACGGCGACACCATCGTCTCCAGCGACGGCGCGTACGACGGTGTGACGTCTCGTCTTGATCTGACGGCGGTCGACGAGGAGTGA
- a CDS encoding diacylglycerol/polyprenol kinase family protein, whose product MPAPSSDGSGATSTGWRDRVELERRLVHAGGALYVAPYLLGWIDWTGTRILLGAGLLVVAVLEFLRLVVGRDHAVFRALTRPYERDNVAGYALYQLSMTGVVVWFHPPIAIPTLWMLALGDPVSGALGTNAADEFKRPAIWVVTFLVCVAVAVPITVPAFGIDVGVLAAVVGAVGATIADGLPPLIRGQPVDDNLTIPLFAATGIWTVVAVLG is encoded by the coding sequence ATGCCGGCCCCCAGCTCCGACGGATCCGGCGCGACGTCGACGGGCTGGCGCGATCGGGTCGAGCTCGAGCGCCGGCTCGTCCACGCGGGGGGAGCCTTGTACGTCGCCCCGTACCTGCTGGGGTGGATCGACTGGACGGGGACGCGGATCCTCCTGGGTGCCGGCCTGCTCGTCGTCGCGGTTCTCGAGTTCCTGCGACTCGTGGTCGGGCGCGATCACGCGGTCTTTCGAGCCTTGACGCGTCCCTACGAGCGTGACAACGTCGCCGGCTACGCCCTGTACCAGCTGAGTATGACCGGCGTCGTGGTCTGGTTTCACCCGCCGATCGCGATCCCGACGTTGTGGATGCTGGCGCTCGGCGACCCGGTGAGCGGCGCACTCGGGACCAATGCGGCCGACGAATTCAAGCGCCCCGCGATCTGGGTCGTCACCTTCCTCGTCTGCGTCGCGGTGGCGGTCCCGATCACGGTGCCGGCCTTCGGGATCGACGTCGGCGTCCTCGCGGCGGTCGTCGGCGCGGTCGGCGCGACGATCGCCGACGGGCTTCCGCCGCTGATCCGCGGCCAGCCGGTCGACGACAACCTCACGATCCCGCTGTTCGCCGCGACGGGGATCTGGACCGTGGTCGCGGTCCTGGGTTGA
- a CDS encoding NADP-dependent malic enzyme: MGMDDDAREYHRSEPPGKIEIATTKPTNTQRDLSLAYSPGVAAPCLDIEEEPDRVFEYTAKGNLVGVVSNGSAVLGLGDIGASASKPVMEGKGVLFKRFADIDVFDVELDITDPDAFVESVAAMEPTFGGINLEDIKAPECFEIESRLRERMDIPVFHDDQHGTAIISGAALLNALEVTGKDIADVEIVFSGAGASAIATARFYVSLGARKENITMCDSSGIITEARAENGELNRYKREFARDVPEGDLADAMAGADVFAGLSVGGIVSQEMVRSMATDPILFAMANPDPEITYDDAKAARDDTVIMATGRSDYPNQVNNVLGFPFLFRGALDVRATEINEEMKRAAAEALAELARQDVPDAVVKAYGDDPLQFGPEYLIPKPLDPRVLFEVAPAVAQAAMDSGAARTAVDADEYRERLEARLGKSREMMRVVLNKAKSDPKRVALAEGTDEKMIRAAYQLTEQGIAEPVLLGDADEIRRTAQRLGLSFEPEIVDPSERSLEPYADRLHEIRKRKGVTRTEAGELVHRDTNYLGSVMVERGDADALLTGLTHHYPSALRPPLQVIGSAEDTEHVAGVYLLTFKNRVVFCADTTVNQNPDEEVLAEVTKHTAELARRFNVEPRAAMLSYSNFGSVENEGTSKPRQAVEALHDDPEVDFPVDGEMQADTAVVEDILEDTYEFSELDEPANVLIFPNLESGNIGYKLLQRLGGAEAIGPMLVGMDEPVHVLQRGDEVKDIVNLAGVAVVDAQE; this comes from the coding sequence ATGGGAATGGACGACGACGCGCGGGAGTACCACCGGAGCGAGCCGCCGGGGAAGATCGAGATCGCGACGACGAAGCCGACGAACACCCAGCGGGACCTGAGCCTCGCGTACTCGCCGGGCGTGGCGGCCCCGTGTCTGGACATCGAGGAGGAGCCCGACCGGGTCTTCGAGTACACCGCGAAGGGGAACCTCGTCGGGGTCGTCTCGAACGGCTCGGCGGTGCTCGGGCTCGGCGACATCGGTGCGAGCGCCTCCAAGCCCGTGATGGAGGGGAAGGGCGTCCTCTTCAAGCGGTTCGCCGACATCGACGTCTTCGACGTCGAGCTGGACATCACCGACCCGGACGCGTTCGTCGAGAGCGTCGCCGCGATGGAGCCGACCTTCGGCGGGATCAACCTCGAGGACATCAAGGCGCCCGAGTGCTTCGAGATCGAAAGCCGGCTCCGCGAGCGGATGGACATCCCCGTTTTTCACGACGACCAGCACGGCACCGCGATCATCTCCGGGGCCGCGCTGCTCAACGCCCTCGAGGTCACCGGCAAGGACATCGCGGACGTCGAGATCGTCTTCTCCGGGGCCGGCGCCTCGGCGATCGCGACCGCCCGCTTTTACGTCTCGCTCGGCGCCCGCAAGGAGAACATCACGATGTGTGACTCCTCGGGGATCATCACCGAGGCCCGCGCGGAGAACGGCGAGCTCAACCGGTACAAACGCGAGTTCGCGCGCGACGTTCCCGAGGGCGACCTGGCGGACGCGATGGCTGGCGCGGACGTCTTCGCCGGCCTCTCGGTCGGCGGGATCGTCTCCCAGGAGATGGTCCGGTCGATGGCGACGGACCCGATCCTCTTCGCGATGGCCAATCCGGACCCGGAGATCACCTACGACGACGCGAAGGCCGCCCGCGACGACACGGTGATCATGGCCACCGGCCGGTCGGATTACCCGAACCAGGTGAACAACGTCCTCGGGTTCCCGTTCCTGTTCCGGGGCGCCCTCGACGTTCGCGCGACCGAGATCAACGAGGAGATGAAGCGCGCGGCGGCGGAGGCGCTGGCCGAGCTCGCGCGCCAGGACGTCCCCGATGCGGTCGTGAAGGCCTACGGCGACGACCCGCTCCAGTTCGGGCCCGAGTACCTCATCCCGAAGCCGCTCGACCCCCGCGTCCTCTTCGAGGTCGCCCCGGCGGTCGCACAGGCCGCGATGGACTCCGGGGCGGCCCGGACCGCGGTCGACGCCGACGAGTACCGCGAGCGCCTCGAGGCCCGGCTCGGCAAGTCCCGGGAAATGATGCGCGTCGTGTTGAACAAGGCGAAAAGCGACCCCAAGCGCGTCGCGCTCGCGGAGGGAACCGACGAGAAGATGATCCGCGCGGCCTACCAGCTGACCGAACAGGGGATCGCCGAGCCGGTCCTGCTTGGCGACGCCGACGAGATCCGCCGAACCGCCCAGCGGCTCGGCCTCTCCTTCGAGCCGGAGATCGTCGACCCCAGCGAGCGCAGCCTCGAGCCGTACGCCGACCGGCTCCACGAGATCCGCAAGCGTAAGGGCGTCACCCGGACCGAGGCCGGCGAGCTGGTCCACCGCGACACCAACTACCTCGGCAGCGTGATGGTCGAGCGCGGCGATGCGGACGCCCTCCTCACCGGGCTCACCCACCATTACCCCTCGGCGCTGCGCCCGCCCCTGCAGGTGATCGGTTCGGCCGAGGACACCGAGCACGTCGCCGGCGTCTACCTGCTCACCTTTAAAAACCGGGTCGTGTTCTGTGCGGACACCACGGTCAACCAGAACCCCGACGAGGAGGTGCTCGCGGAGGTGACCAAACACACCGCCGAGTTGGCCCGCCGGTTCAACGTCGAGCCGCGCGCCGCGATGCTGTCCTACTCCAATTTCGGCAGCGTCGAGAACGAGGGCACTAGCAAGCCGCGGCAGGCCGTCGAGGCGCTCCACGACGACCCCGAGGTCGACTTCCCGGTCGACGGCGAGATGCAGGCGGACACCGCCGTCGTCGAGGACATCCTCGAGGACACCTACGAGTTCTCCGAGCTCGACGAGCCCGCGAACGTGCTCATCTTCCCGAACCTCGAGTCCGGCAACATCGGCTACAAGCTGCTCCAGCGCCTCGGCGGCGCCGAGGCGATCGGCCCGATGCTCGTCGGGATGGACGAGCCCGTCCACGTCCTCCAGCGCGGCGACGAGGTCAAGGACATCGTGAACCTCGCCGGCGTCGCGGTCGTCGACGCGCAGGAGTGA
- a CDS encoding AbrB/MazE/SpoVT family DNA-binding domain-containing protein has product MSDATLDDRGRLTLPKEVRERYGDRYHIVQVHDGIKLIPVAENPLDALRDEFSDVDKTAEELREEAREAAMDEAGRRNRFSPRTHQRRRLAR; this is encoded by the coding sequence ATGTCCGATGCGACGCTCGATGACCGGGGCCGCCTGACGCTACCGAAGGAGGTGCGAGAGCGGTACGGGGACCGCTACCACATCGTCCAGGTTCACGACGGAATCAAGTTAATCCCGGTCGCCGAAAATCCGCTTGACGCGCTCCGAGACGAGTTCTCGGACGTGGACAAGACGGCTGAGGAACTTCGTGAGGAAGCACGAGAGGCGGCGATGGACGAGGCCGGACGCAGAAACCGATTTTCTCCTCGCACTCATCAAAGACGAAGACTGGCTCGGTGA
- a CDS encoding replication factor C large subunit: MSDWTETYRPTSLSEVRGNDKAVSKLAEWADTWDDHREAVIVHGSPGIGKTSAAHALAADRGWETVELNASDKRTGDVIERFAGRAAKNATLGGSAAGGGAAGRDTASRQLVIVDEADNIHGNYDRGGASAITDLVKESGQPIVLIANDYYEMSRGLRNACREIEFRDVSARSIVPVLRDVCRREDVAFESDALERIAERNAGDLRGAVNDLQAIAEGRDRIELADVVTGDRDRSMGIFPFLDAVLKEEGARDALESAYAVDETPDDLTKWIEGNLLKVYDAEEATRAYDFLANADVWLGRVRATQDYSYWRYVTDNAAAGTAAARDGTAGGWTRWGRPQFWPASDATADAVVQRIAAAEGCSMATARREILPFLAAMTHHCSPRELTVGMAAAYDLDASEVAFVTGSGESTNKVAGIVEDAQGRREELLEEHAAGAFAGVPDRNAATDDGDVEADGTDEDAATGSGDAAASDGDSASAGSTDSGATAVETASDDASTGTPEDDGDDDQLGLGDFA, translated from the coding sequence ATGAGCGACTGGACGGAGACGTACCGCCCGACGAGCCTCTCGGAGGTGCGCGGCAACGACAAGGCGGTCTCGAAGCTGGCCGAGTGGGCCGACACGTGGGACGACCACCGCGAGGCCGTCATCGTCCACGGCAGCCCCGGGATCGGCAAGACGAGCGCGGCCCACGCGCTGGCGGCCGACCGCGGGTGGGAGACCGTCGAGCTCAACGCCTCCGACAAGCGGACCGGCGACGTGATCGAGCGCTTCGCGGGCCGGGCGGCCAAGAACGCCACCCTGGGCGGCAGCGCGGCCGGCGGCGGGGCGGCCGGCCGCGACACCGCCAGCCGCCAGCTCGTGATCGTCGACGAGGCCGACAACATCCACGGCAACTACGACCGCGGCGGTGCCTCCGCCATCACCGACCTCGTGAAGGAGTCGGGACAGCCGATCGTCCTCATCGCGAACGACTACTACGAGATGTCCCGCGGGCTCCGGAACGCCTGTCGGGAGATCGAGTTTCGGGACGTCTCCGCGCGGTCGATCGTTCCCGTCCTGCGCGACGTCTGCCGGCGGGAGGACGTCGCCTTCGAGTCCGACGCGCTCGAGCGGATCGCCGAGCGCAACGCCGGCGACCTCCGCGGCGCCGTCAACGACCTCCAGGCGATCGCCGAGGGACGCGACCGGATCGAGCTCGCGGACGTGGTCACCGGCGACCGCGACCGGTCGATGGGGATCTTCCCGTTCCTCGACGCCGTCCTGAAGGAGGAGGGCGCCAGGGACGCGCTCGAGTCGGCCTACGCCGTCGACGAGACGCCCGACGACCTCACGAAATGGATCGAGGGCAACCTGTTGAAGGTCTACGACGCCGAGGAGGCCACGCGCGCGTACGACTTCCTCGCGAACGCCGACGTCTGGCTGGGCCGCGTTCGCGCCACCCAGGACTACTCCTACTGGCGGTACGTCACCGACAACGCGGCCGCCGGGACTGCCGCCGCCCGCGACGGCACCGCCGGCGGCTGGACGCGCTGGGGGCGCCCGCAGTTCTGGCCCGCCTCGGACGCGACGGCGGACGCGGTCGTCCAGCGGATCGCCGCCGCCGAGGGCTGCAGCATGGCGACCGCCCGGCGGGAGATCCTGCCGTTTCTCGCCGCAATGACCCACCACTGCTCGCCCCGCGAGCTGACCGTCGGGATGGCGGCCGCCTACGACCTCGACGCCTCGGAGGTGGCCTTCGTCACCGGCTCCGGCGAGTCGACGAACAAGGTGGCCGGGATCGTCGAGGACGCGCAGGGCCGCCGCGAGGAGCTGCTCGAGGAGCACGCCGCCGGCGCCTTCGCCGGCGTTCCGGACCGGAACGCGGCGACGGACGACGGGGATGTCGAAGCCGACGGGACCGACGAAGACGCCGCCACCGGCTCGGGGGATGCTGCCGCGTCGGACGGCGACTCCGCTTCCGCGGGATCGACCGACTCAGGAGCCACCGCGGTCGAAACCGCCTCCGATGACGCCTCCACGGGCACACCGGAGGATGACGGTGACGACGACCAGCTCGGGCTCGGCGACTTCGCTTGA
- a CDS encoding ATP-binding protein — MIDRERELEWLRTRLAGDDRELLVVYGRRRVGKTTLVTAALEELEAGTVYFLCDQRGTRANARRFASRCAERFDDVPPDVDGFPDAFRYLRDRIEGAGVVAIDEFSYLVEADETVPSVFQTVVDDVLTGTDVSIVLLGSSISMMEEGVLSYESPLYGRRTGQWRLEPLPIASARQFFPEYGPETMIETYGVVGGIPAYLEQFEADRDLLENVERHVLSKGAFLHEEPEFLLRQELREPATYLAILEAIAGGATRVSEIASVIDRNASDLSRYLKNLAELAILKRETPVTDPDGRGVYRLTDDFLRFWFRYVSPNRATLEQGHTGSVRETIAETMPTHTSVTFEDICQQTALLPAFPVPCSRVGRWWYGEDEIDVVGLDPASETVLLGECKWTRDPVDPSLLSQLETLEPEVRWRGEDRTVRYALFARSGFTEPMREIARDRADVELYTPARLFDLFDR, encoded by the coding sequence ATGATCGACCGGGAGCGCGAACTCGAGTGGCTGCGGACCCGTCTCGCGGGCGACGATCGGGAACTCCTGGTCGTGTACGGACGACGGCGCGTCGGGAAGACGACGCTCGTCACGGCGGCCCTCGAGGAGCTCGAAGCCGGGACGGTGTACTTCCTCTGTGACCAGCGCGGAACGCGGGCGAACGCCCGGCGGTTCGCGTCCAGGTGTGCGGAACGGTTCGACGACGTCCCGCCCGACGTCGACGGGTTTCCGGACGCGTTTCGATACCTCCGTGACCGGATCGAGGGCGCGGGCGTCGTGGCGATCGACGAGTTCTCGTACCTCGTCGAGGCGGACGAGACGGTGCCGTCGGTGTTCCAAACGGTGGTCGACGACGTCCTCACCGGAACCGACGTTTCGATCGTGCTGTTGGGCTCATCGATCTCGATGATGGAGGAAGGAGTCCTCAGCTACGAAAGCCCGCTGTACGGACGGCGAACCGGACAGTGGCGGCTCGAACCGCTGCCGATCGCGAGCGCGAGGCAGTTCTTCCCCGAGTACGGCCCAGAGACGATGATCGAAACCTACGGAGTGGTTGGGGGGATCCCCGCGTACCTCGAACAGTTCGAGGCCGACCGTGACCTCCTCGAGAACGTCGAACGGCACGTCCTCTCGAAGGGGGCGTTTCTCCACGAGGAACCGGAGTTCCTCCTCCGACAGGAGCTTCGAGAGCCGGCGACGTATCTGGCGATCCTGGAGGCGATCGCCGGCGGCGCGACGCGGGTGTCCGAGATCGCCTCGGTCATCGATCGGAACGCGAGCGACCTCTCACGGTATCTCAAGAACCTCGCGGAGTTGGCGATCCTCAAACGGGAGACCCCGGTCACCGATCCGGACGGGCGCGGCGTCTATCGACTGACCGACGACTTCCTTCGGTTCTGGTTCCGATACGTCTCGCCGAATCGGGCAACGCTCGAACAGGGACACACCGGATCCGTGCGGGAGACGATCGCCGAGACGATGCCGACGCACACGAGCGTGACTTTCGAGGATATCTGCCAGCAGACGGCGCTGCTACCGGCCTTTCCCGTTCCGTGCTCCCGGGTCGGTCGATGGTGGTACGGCGAGGACGAGATCGACGTCGTCGGCCTCGATCCCGCGAGCGAGACGGTGCTTCTCGGGGAGTGCAAATGGACCCGCGACCCCGTCGACCCCTCGTTGCTGTCCCAACTCGAGACGCTCGAACCCGAGGTCCGGTGGCGCGGGGAGGACAGGACCGTCCGCTATGCGCTGTTCGCCCGCTCGGGGTTCACGGAGCCGATGCGGGAGATCGCGCGTGACCGGGCGGACGTCGAGCTATACACGCCTGCCCGGCTGTTCGACCTGTTCGATCGATGA
- a CDS encoding COX15/CtaA family protein, translated as MSYRPSWLTFGRYAAVTTAMTTVLVALGVYTSGTGSGLACQAQWPLCSDQLIPTLTINPDFIEWFHRVWAMITGFLIIGLAGWSWAGSRSRRTRIAATLAVVILPIQIVVGAITVTIGGLVPGGYTVSTHAAHLIVALLIVTLLGVVLLGRSDEGTGGDGGGAASTGPRTLRIAAGIGLGGVLFGALFSRAVPLVTYSPGAQAAFYLCSVVGYLGVLALVLRTPTAAIPDRTARRVRTLAGVGLAALFVTLLLGRDLVIYPGFWEGVNRILLAVVVVATTAAGWTLVGADRPPESEPESVGGAASRSE; from the coding sequence ATGAGTTACCGGCCGTCCTGGCTCACGTTCGGACGCTACGCCGCCGTGACGACGGCGATGACGACCGTGCTGGTCGCGCTCGGCGTCTACACCTCCGGCACCGGGTCCGGGCTCGCCTGTCAGGCCCAGTGGCCGCTGTGTTCCGACCAGTTGATCCCGACGTTGACGATCAACCCGGACTTCATCGAATGGTTCCACCGCGTGTGGGCGATGATCACCGGCTTCCTGATCATCGGCCTGGCGGGGTGGTCGTGGGCCGGAAGCCGCTCGCGGCGAACCCGGATCGCGGCCACGCTCGCCGTGGTGATCCTCCCCATCCAGATCGTCGTCGGCGCGATCACGGTGACGATCGGCGGACTTGTGCCGGGCGGATACACCGTCTCCACGCACGCCGCCCACCTGATCGTCGCGCTGCTGATCGTGACCCTGCTCGGGGTGGTGCTGCTCGGGCGGTCCGACGAGGGGACCGGCGGAGATGGCGGCGGGGCGGCGTCGACCGGCCCGCGAACGCTCCGGATCGCGGCCGGCATCGGCCTCGGCGGCGTTCTCTTCGGCGCGCTCTTCTCGCGGGCGGTGCCGCTCGTGACCTACTCGCCGGGCGCGCAGGCCGCGTTCTACCTGTGTTCGGTCGTGGGCTATCTCGGGGTGCTCGCGCTGGTCCTCCGGACGCCGACGGCGGCGATCCCCGACCGAACCGCCCGGCGCGTGCGGACCCTCGCCGGCGTCGGGCTCGCCGCGCTGTTCGTGACGCTCCTGTTGGGACGCGACCTCGTGATCTATCCCGGATTCTGGGAGGGCGTCAATCGGATCCTGTTGGCGGTCGTCGTGGTCGCCACGACCGCTGCGGGATGGACGCTCGTCGGGGCCGACCGACCGCCCGAATCGGAACCCGAGTCGGTCGGCGGCGCCGCCTCCCGGAGTGAGTGA
- a CDS encoding cation:proton antiporter: MAAESLLFEVGVLFAAAALVGGLASRLGQSVIPFYILAGMALSPYVLGNLSIPIVGGWYVQETAFVSLGAELGIVFLLFFLGLEFNLDRLIESKDRIGRAGTIDLVVNFGAGLVLGYVLFGALLPAVLVAGIVYISSSAIITKSLIDRGWIANDEAGPLLGTLVYEDLFIAVYLAVVSAVVLGGGDLRAAATSIGISIGFILLLLALVVYGSAPFERLLATDSSEFFLLRAIGITVFVAGAALAVGVSEAVAAFFVGMTFSATSHVDRLEHRLEPIRDAFAAVFFFWIGLVTDPSLFAGVAGLVAVAVVVTTPTKFLSGYLGGRVYDLGVRRSTRVGLGMVTRGEFSLIIASVAIAEGTRLAAPIADEIYAFTVAYVLCMSVLGTMLMQYSAPFEAVLVDRLGDGGLGGPGITDGGIDAGGDTDD; the protein is encoded by the coding sequence ATGGCGGCTGAGTCGCTGTTGTTCGAGGTCGGCGTGCTCTTCGCGGCGGCGGCGCTCGTGGGCGGGCTCGCGAGCCGGCTCGGCCAGTCGGTGATCCCCTTTTATATCCTTGCCGGAATGGCGCTGAGCCCGTACGTCCTCGGAAACCTCTCGATCCCCATCGTCGGCGGTTGGTACGTCCAGGAGACGGCGTTCGTCTCCCTGGGTGCGGAGCTGGGGATCGTCTTTCTGCTGTTCTTCCTCGGCCTGGAGTTCAACCTCGACCGGCTGATCGAGAGCAAGGACCGGATCGGCCGCGCGGGCACGATCGACCTCGTCGTCAACTTCGGCGCCGGGCTCGTGCTCGGCTACGTCCTGTTCGGCGCCCTCCTGCCCGCCGTCCTGGTCGCTGGGATCGTCTACATCTCCTCGTCGGCGATCATCACGAAATCCCTCATCGACCGCGGCTGGATCGCCAACGACGAGGCGGGACCGCTCCTCGGCACGCTCGTCTACGAGGACCTGTTCATCGCGGTTTATCTCGCGGTGGTCTCGGCGGTCGTCCTCGGCGGCGGCGACCTGCGCGCGGCGGCGACCTCCATCGGGATCTCGATCGGCTTCATCCTCCTGCTGCTCGCGCTCGTCGTCTACGGGAGCGCCCCCTTCGAGCGGCTGCTCGCGACCGACTCGAGCGAGTTCTTCCTGCTGCGGGCGATCGGGATCACCGTGTTCGTCGCCGGCGCGGCGCTCGCGGTGGGCGTCAGCGAGGCGGTGGCGGCCTTCTTCGTCGGGATGACCTTCTCGGCGACGAGTCACGTCGACCGGCTGGAACACCGCCTCGAGCCGATCCGGGACGCCTTCGCGGCCGTCTTCTTCTTCTGGATCGGCCTCGTGACCGACCCCTCGCTGTTCGCCGGCGTCGCCGGCCTCGTCGCGGTCGCGGTGGTCGTGACGACGCCGACGAAGTTCCTTTCCGGCTACCTCGGCGGCCGCGTCTACGACCTCGGCGTGCGCCGGTCGACCCGCGTCGGGCTGGGAATGGTCACCCGTGGGGAGTTCTCACTGATCATCGCCTCGGTCGCGATCGCCGAGGGAACCCGGCTCGCCGCCCCGATTGCGGACGAGATCTACGCGTTCACCGTCGCGTACGTGCTCTGTATGAGCGTCCTCGGAACGATGCTGATGCAGTACTCCGCCCCGTTCGAGGCGGTGCTGGTCGACCGCCTGGGCGATGGCGGACTCGGGGGTCCCGGGATCACCGACGGCGGCATTGATGCTGGTGGCGACACCGACGACTGA